Within the Luteimonas sp. JM171 genome, the region TCGCCCGAGGTCACCAGGATCACCGCGCACACCACCCCCACCGACATCGCCCACAGCACCCGCTGCCGCTTCGGCCCCACGTCCCCGTGCCCTGACGCGAGGTTGTCGAGCACCAGCGCGCCGGAGTCCAGCGATGTCACGAAGAAGATGGTGATCACCACCAGCGCCAGAACCGCGGTGAAGCCGTAGAACGGAAACGACTGCAGGAACTGGAACAGCGCCGCCTCCACATTGCCGTTGGTGACGATGGTTTCGGTGAGGCTGCCGGCGGTCTCCGGCGCCCGGTCGATCCGGAACGCGCTGAAGCCCCAGGTGCCCATCCAGATGATGACGAAGGCCGTCGGCAGGCCGATCGATGCGGTGACGAACTCGCGGATCGAGCGGCCGCGCGAGATGCGGGCGATGAACAGCCCCACGAAGGGCGACCAGGTGACGGTCCACGCGTAGTAGAAGACGGTCCAGTCCCCCGACCACCGGCCGCCACCAAAGGAATCGTTGAAGAACGAGAGCGCCGGGAGGTGCGACATGTATGCGCCGGCCGACTCCACGATGCCGCGGATGGTATCCATGCTTGCGCCCCACATGAGCACGAACAGCATCAGGGCCACGGTGAGCACGATGTTGAGGTAGGACAGCCGCTTGACCCCCTGGTCCAGGCCGGCCAGCGCCGACGCCAGCGCGAGCGCCGTGATCACCGCGATGATCCCCGCCTGCAGCACGCCGTTCATGGGAACGCCCATGACGTAGTTCATGCCGGCGTTAATCTGCATCGCGCCAAGGCCCACCGACACCGCCAGCCCGAACACCGTGGCCACCACGCAGGTGATGTCCACCGCCCTGCCCCAGGGGCCGTGGATGCCCTCGCCGATCAGCGGCTGCAACGCCGACGACACCCGCGGCGGCAGCCGGCGCTTGTAGGTGAAGTAGCCGAAGCACATGCCCGGGATCACCAGCAGGGCCCACATGTGGATGCCGAAGTGGAAGTTGGCGATCGCCAGCGCCTGCATCGCCGCCATGTCGGTGGCGGGCTCGGTACCGTAGAGCGGCGGATTGGCGTAATGGTTCATGGGCTCGGCCACGCCCCAGAACATCAGCACGGCGCCCACCCCGGCGGCGAACAGCATGCCGAACCAGGCCACCCCGGAAAACTCAGGCTTGGCATCGTCCGGCCCGAGCTTCGCCCGGCCGTAGCGGCTGGCCGCCAGCCCGAACGCGAACAGGACCAGCGCGGTCGTCCCCAGGGTGTACATCCAGCCCAGCTCGTAGCGCAGCCAGCTGGCCACCACGCCGAACGCGCTCTGGACGGGGCCGGGGAACAGGGACATCGCGGCTGAGAACGCGGCGATGATCAGCAGTGAAATGAAGAATGTCGCAGGGCCGGTGCGAAGGCCGAGGAAATCGTGCAGCCGGGTCAGCATGGGCCGTCCGTTGGTCAAGATCCCGGCACATGGTGCCACGCACGCGTGATGGCGCCGTACCCGGCGGGCCGCAGGCGATCCGGCTCGGGAAGGGGGGAACGCCCCCACACACGCTCCGGTACGGTGCCCCGGCGGCCGGTCCGATAGACTGTCGGGATTGTTTCCGGCCTTCGTACCCGATGAATCCGAATTACCTCGATTTCGAACAGCCCATCGCCGATCTTGAGGCGAAGATCCACGACCTGCGCCAGGCCAGCACCGGCCCCGGGGTCAACATCGACGCCGAGCTGCGCACCCTGCAGGACAAGCTGCGCCGGCGCACCGCGCAGATCTTCCGCGACCTCACCCCCTGGCAGGTGGCCAAGCTGGCGCGCCATCCCGCACGCCCGTACACCAGCGACTACATCCGGGTGATGTGCGACGAGTTCGAAGAGCTGGCGGGCGACCGCGCGTTTGCCGACGACCCGGCGATCATCGGCGGCCTGGGGCGCATCAACGGCCGCAGCGTGATGATCATCGGCCATGAGAAGGGCCGCGACACCCGCTCCAAGGTGCGCCGCAACTTCGGCATGCCGCGCCCGGAGGGCTACCGCAAGGCGCTGCGGCTGATGAAGATGGCCGAGCGCTTCGGCCTGCCGCTGCTGACCTTCATCGATACCCCGGGCGCGTACCCCGGCATTGGCGCCGAGGAGCGCGGCCAGTCGGAGGCCATCGCGCGCAACCTGATGGAGATGGCCGAGCTGAAGATCCCGGTGCTGTGCACCGTGATCGGCGAGGGAGGCTCGGGTGGCGCGCTGGCGATCGGCGTGGGCGACCGGACCCTGATGCTTGAATACAGCACGTATTCGGTGATTTCGCCCGAAGGCTGCGCCTCGATCCTGTGGAAGGATGCGGACAAGAAGCGCGATGCCGCCGAACAGCTGGGGCTGACCGCCAAGCGTCTGGTCGAGCTGGGCCTGGTGGACAAGCTGGTGCGCGAGCCGATCGGCGGCGCCCACCGCAACCCCACCCAGACCGCCATCCGCCTGAAGGCTGTGCTGCTCAACCAGCTTGATGCGCTTGAAGACCTGCCGGTGGTTGACCTGGTGGAGCGCCGCTACCAGCGCTTGCGCGGATACGGCGCCTACGAAAACGGCTGATGCGCCGGCTGTCCGGCCCATGATCCGGTCCCCCGCCCTGCCGCCGATGCCGCTTCCGGGCCCGGTGCTGGCGGGTTTCAGCGGCGGGCTGGACTCCACCGTACTGCTGCACCTGCTGGCGGCCGACCCGGGCATCCGGCAGCGGGGGCTGCGCGCCATCCACGTCCACCACGGGTTGGCGCCCCAGGCGGATGCCTGGGCCGCGCACTGCCACCAGGTGTGTGCAAACCTCGGCGTGCCGCTGCAGGTTGCGCGCGTGGATGTGCCCCGCGACACCGGGCTGGGCTTGGAGGGCGCGGCCCGCCAGGCGCGTTACGCGGCGTTCGCAAACGTCCTGGCCGAAGGCGAGATCCTCGCCCTGGCCCATCATCGCGATGACCAGGCCGAAACCTTCCTCCTTCGGGCGCTGCGCGGCTCGGGGGTGGAAGGCCTGCGGGCGATGCCCGCATGGCGCCGGCTGGGACGCGGCTGGCTGTGGCGTCCGCTGCTGGAGGCGCCCCGCGAACGCCTCGCGACCTATGCCCGCGAAGCGGGCCTGGAATGGGTGGAAGATCCTGCCAACGATGCTGGCACCCACGAGCGCAACTTCCTGCGCCAGCAGGTGATGCCACTGCTG harbors:
- the coaE gene encoding dephospho-CoA kinase (Dephospho-CoA kinase (CoaE) performs the final step in coenzyme A biosynthesis.) gives rise to the protein MLTRLHDFLGLRTGPATFFISLLIIAAFSAAMSLFPGPVQSAFGVVASWLRYELGWMYTLGTTALVLFAFGLAASRYGRAKLGPDDAKPEFSGVAWFGMLFAAGVGAVLMFWGVAEPMNHYANPPLYGTEPATDMAAMQALAIANFHFGIHMWALLVIPGMCFGYFTYKRRLPPRVSSALQPLIGEGIHGPWGRAVDITCVVATVFGLAVSVGLGAMQINAGMNYVMGVPMNGVLQAGIIAVITALALASALAGLDQGVKRLSYLNIVLTVALMLFVLMWGASMDTIRGIVESAGAYMSHLPALSFFNDSFGGGRWSGDWTVFYYAWTVTWSPFVGLFIARISRGRSIREFVTASIGLPTAFVIIWMGTWGFSAFRIDRAPETAGSLTETIVTNGNVEAALFQFLQSFPFYGFTAVLALVVITIFFVTSLDSGALVLDNLASGHGDVGPKRQRVLWAMSVGVVCAVILVTSGEHGLAALQEVIIVIGAPVMLLVMGLCLLLLRALREDAGTLKPLRTRQWKQVLPVEEYRRRAREDEHDMAEYVIRPEYEPGTEPEHDTHPPATRLGRQLRDGAALLTIGLTGGIGSGRTLAAEDLRALGAVVISADELVARLIGPGTDAVAEIRELFGDEVIAPGGNVDRAALGRLVSGNDTARARLNQIIHPRVRAEFSRLAAQAGPDAVVVADMPMLAETDQPRAGLDLVLVVEAPAEVRVERLVNVRGMTREEAWERIDAQPSDAEYREIADAVIVNDAGREALTKAVRKFWDERVQPVLDEHAGGSKG
- a CDS encoding acetyl-CoA carboxylase carboxyltransferase subunit alpha; translated protein: MNPNYLDFEQPIADLEAKIHDLRQASTGPGVNIDAELRTLQDKLRRRTAQIFRDLTPWQVAKLARHPARPYTSDYIRVMCDEFEELAGDRAFADDPAIIGGLGRINGRSVMIIGHEKGRDTRSKVRRNFGMPRPEGYRKALRLMKMAERFGLPLLTFIDTPGAYPGIGAEERGQSEAIARNLMEMAELKIPVLCTVIGEGGSGGALAIGVGDRTLMLEYSTYSVISPEGCASILWKDADKKRDAAEQLGLTAKRLVELGLVDKLVREPIGGAHRNPTQTAIRLKAVLLNQLDALEDLPVVDLVERRYQRLRGYGAYENG